In Rheinheimera sp. MM224, one DNA window encodes the following:
- the modC gene encoding molybdenum ABC transporter ATP-binding protein gives MKGLKVQANWRRTDFSLTVDTVLPAQGITALFGRSGSGKTSLLRLIAGLDRVAGAHVLFNGECWQDEQHFLSVPKRRIGLVLQDSSLLPHLSVMDNLLYGYLRTPKAIRAIDLPAVLELLELQPLLSRDVNKLSGGQKQRVALGRALLRSPQILLLDEPFTALDRQSKAEIIPFIRRLVRETALPALLISHDPTEVEQLADHVAFMQGGKVTSIQKLTEVLADPCTPLFEYSDPTVVIEGEFISTANSGYFCAAQTRFFVAASAQLKQKKSTRLRVKASDVALSLSALEDVSFQNQLQAKVIAIEPYKNNVIVTLQLVDQQILLSMISPQAITRLQLSVGCFVVALIKATAIDE, from the coding sequence ATGAAGGGCTTAAAAGTACAAGCCAATTGGCGCAGAACCGATTTCAGCTTAACAGTGGATACAGTGTTGCCGGCGCAAGGGATCACCGCGCTGTTTGGCCGCTCTGGCAGCGGAAAAACCAGTCTGCTTCGGCTTATAGCAGGTCTTGATCGAGTTGCTGGTGCTCATGTTCTGTTTAACGGCGAATGCTGGCAGGATGAGCAGCATTTTTTGTCTGTGCCCAAGCGCCGTATTGGTTTGGTATTGCAGGACAGCAGTCTGTTACCACATTTATCTGTTATGGATAATTTACTCTACGGTTACCTTCGTACGCCAAAGGCCATAAGAGCCATAGATCTACCTGCGGTGCTTGAATTACTTGAGTTGCAGCCACTACTGAGTCGTGACGTCAACAAGCTCTCCGGCGGACAAAAACAACGAGTCGCGTTAGGAAGGGCCTTATTGCGCAGCCCGCAAATCTTGCTGCTGGATGAGCCTTTCACCGCGCTGGATCGCCAGAGCAAAGCTGAGATTATTCCTTTTATCAGACGTTTAGTCCGCGAAACGGCTCTGCCCGCCCTTTTGATCAGCCACGATCCGACCGAAGTCGAGCAACTTGCCGACCATGTTGCATTTATGCAGGGTGGTAAGGTGACGTCAATACAAAAACTTACCGAAGTGTTGGCGGATCCTTGCACGCCTTTATTTGAATACTCAGATCCGACTGTGGTAATAGAAGGTGAGTTCATCTCAACTGCCAACTCTGGGTATTTTTGTGCTGCACAGACCCGATTTTTTGTTGCGGCGTCTGCACAATTAAAACAGAAAAAAAGCACTCGCTTAAGAGTGAAAGCCAGCGACGTTGCGTTATCGCTGAGTGCTTTGGAGGATGTTAGTTTTCAGAATCAGCTCCAGGCTAAAGTCATAGCGATAGAGCCTTACAAAAATAACGTGATAGTGACACTGCAACTTGTTGATCAACAAATCCTGCTGTCAATGATAAGTCCGCAAGCCATAACCCGCTTACAGCTGAGTGTTGGTTGCTTTGTGGTGGCGTTAATTAAAGCGACAGCAATTGACGAGTAA
- a CDS encoding substrate-binding periplasmic protein, which yields MTTVLLRFKYSCAALLWFVALLSSSSAKAVDVLDCPAKAWSVGLYEHGLLFFHGRSGIDKDIVDEIRKRTGCKLYSSLIPRARIWHDLEQGTLDISVSGMASTKRRRFAWFIPYMQMKSMVVLAPSVPLSVVQAADFLKRSNLIFGAVRSFQHGQLNDELLQQLATLGRLQYYPDSRTLFKALKQERVHAIFAQVPAYRHFIPELQLSPKIRILDWALQEEGLQHGLVLAKSSFTEQQMEQWRALMQQMKQDGTLQRIFTRYLSEQEALALEVL from the coding sequence ATGACTACCGTATTGCTCAGGTTCAAATACAGCTGTGCGGCGCTTTTGTGGTTCGTAGCGCTGCTCAGCTCAAGCTCAGCAAAAGCCGTAGACGTATTAGACTGTCCGGCGAAAGCCTGGTCGGTCGGACTATACGAGCATGGCTTGTTATTTTTTCATGGTCGCAGCGGGATAGACAAAGATATTGTCGATGAAATTCGTAAGCGTACAGGCTGTAAGCTCTATAGCAGTCTGATACCCAGAGCCAGGATCTGGCACGATTTGGAACAGGGAACGCTTGATATCAGTGTGTCTGGTATGGCTTCAACTAAACGTCGCCGCTTTGCCTGGTTTATTCCATACATGCAAATGAAAAGTATGGTGGTGTTAGCCCCTTCAGTGCCATTATCCGTTGTGCAAGCGGCTGATTTTCTAAAGCGCTCAAATTTAATTTTTGGTGCAGTGCGATCTTTTCAACATGGTCAACTCAACGATGAGCTGTTACAACAGCTGGCAACCTTGGGCAGACTGCAATACTACCCGGACAGCAGAACCTTGTTTAAAGCCTTGAAGCAGGAACGGGTTCACGCCATTTTTGCTCAGGTGCCAGCCTACCGTCATTTTATCCCTGAGTTGCAACTCAGCCCGAAGATACGAATTCTGGATTGGGCGCTGCAAGAAGAAGGCCTTCAGCATGGTTTAGTCTTAGCAAAATCCAGCTTCACTGAACAACAGATGGAGCAATGGCGTGCTTTAATGCAGCAGATGAAACAAGATGGCACTTTGCAGCGGATTTTTACGCGTTATTTGTCAGAACAAGAAGCTCTGGCATTGGAAGTGCTTTAG
- a CDS encoding alpha/beta hydrolase encodes MSGLNAPSRVKNILLVHGAFVGGSGWQSVYQLLQQQGYQVAVMQNPTSSLADDVARTKDAIAAMQGPVLLVGHSYGGAVITEAGNDPKVKGLVYIAAFVPDAGESVKTLVDSFPSDAPHAPIIPAQDGFVRLDKQKFAASFADDIPSPLADFIAASQIPWGLAALTGTVTVPSWKAKPSWYLLAKDDKMIPALAQQQMANRAGALVCEVSGSHAIYISQSEAVAALIAKASLL; translated from the coding sequence ATGTCGGGTTTGAACGCACCAAGTCGCGTCAAAAACATCTTGTTAGTTCATGGTGCCTTTGTTGGAGGCTCTGGCTGGCAAAGTGTGTATCAATTGCTGCAACAGCAAGGGTATCAGGTTGCTGTGATGCAAAATCCTACCTCGTCACTGGCAGATGATGTTGCTCGTACCAAAGATGCGATAGCTGCAATGCAAGGACCTGTCCTTTTGGTTGGTCATTCTTATGGTGGCGCTGTGATCACAGAAGCAGGTAATGATCCCAAGGTCAAAGGGCTGGTTTATATTGCTGCTTTTGTGCCGGATGCGGGCGAGTCGGTCAAAACTTTAGTGGACAGCTTCCCATCAGACGCGCCCCATGCCCCTATCATTCCGGCACAAGATGGCTTCGTTCGCCTCGATAAACAAAAGTTTGCGGCCTCATTCGCGGATGATATTCCATCACCGCTGGCGGATTTTATCGCGGCATCGCAGATCCCATGGGGTCTGGCGGCGCTGACTGGCACAGTAACAGTTCCGTCCTGGAAGGCGAAGCCTAGCTGGTATCTGCTAGCGAAAGACGACAAGATGATCCCTGCTTTGGCTCAGCAGCAGATGGCCAATCGAGCTGGCGCTCTGGTTTGCGAAGTATCTGGCAGCCATGCAATTTATATCTCTCAATCTGAAGCTGTTGCAGCTCTGATTGCAAAAGCCAGCCTACTCTGA
- a CDS encoding alpha/beta fold hydrolase: protein MNIKTILFAVVTLFAAFIAKAESSSVQVHHQSIDIQGVDVFYREAGSAAAPAVLLLHGFGASSHMFRELIPKLAEKYHVIAPDLPGFGQTTVKPGVQFKYSFDNLASVIDAFTVAKGLQRYAIYVFDYGAPVGWRLAVKNPEKITAIVSQNGNGYEEGLSAGWTDIRKAWAAPTPANRETLRQFNSLDMIKWQYTEGVQDTTLLAPESYQLAYAAIERIGVEVQIDLLLDYGQNIKQYEELHKFFRSHQPPLLAIWGEKDPFFLPAGAKAFKRDNPKAQIKFLNTGHFAIETHGREIAAEMLKFLNATTKP, encoded by the coding sequence ATGAATATCAAAACCATTCTGTTTGCCGTCGTAACTCTGTTCGCGGCTTTCATAGCAAAGGCTGAGAGCAGTTCTGTACAGGTTCATCACCAAAGCATAGATATTCAGGGTGTCGATGTATTCTACCGCGAGGCTGGGTCAGCAGCTGCGCCTGCAGTGCTGCTGTTACACGGTTTTGGTGCTTCGTCACATATGTTCCGCGAGTTAATTCCTAAACTGGCTGAAAAATATCATGTGATAGCACCAGATTTACCAGGTTTTGGACAAACTACTGTGAAACCAGGTGTTCAATTTAAGTATAGCTTCGACAATCTGGCGTCCGTCATCGACGCCTTTACTGTGGCGAAAGGACTGCAACGTTATGCCATCTATGTATTCGATTACGGCGCTCCGGTCGGCTGGCGCCTGGCTGTAAAAAATCCTGAAAAAATTACTGCTATCGTCAGTCAGAATGGCAATGGTTATGAAGAAGGGTTAAGCGCAGGTTGGACTGATATTCGCAAAGCCTGGGCTGCACCTACTCCTGCAAACCGCGAAACTCTGCGCCAGTTCAATTCGCTAGACATGATCAAGTGGCAATACACTGAAGGCGTCCAGGACACCACTCTGCTGGCACCAGAAAGTTACCAATTGGCTTATGCGGCAATAGAGCGTATCGGTGTTGAGGTACAGATAGACTTGTTACTTGACTATGGTCAGAATATTAAACAGTACGAAGAACTGCATAAATTTTTCCGAAGCCACCAACCGCCGCTGCTGGCTATCTGGGGTGAAAAGGACCCATTTTTCTTGCCTGCTGGTGCTAAAGCTTTCAAACGCGACAATCCAAAAGCGCAAATTAAGTTTTTAAACACTGGCCACTTTGCTATAGAAACTCATGGCAGAGAAATAGCAGCAGAGATGCTGAAGTTTTTAAACGCGACTACCAAACCTTAA
- a CDS encoding aspartyl/asparaginyl beta-hydroxylase domain-containing protein, with protein MSLSIFIIAIVALYSIVSVIYVYRWRGQARYQSLTQYLRKSWPVFAPLNCLLYMTTKAEARKSVLDAAYLKNISVLRANWKIIKEEALALQATGAFEAIKTPGSVGYYDVGFRTFYKRGWSKFYLMWYGTTHNSAMRLCPQTVALLKQVPGIQGAMFSILPPGSELSLHADPMASSLRYHLGLDTPNSEDCYLNVDGVHCSWQNGEDFVFDETYPHYAKNNTEASRLILMCDVERPMNSFGRVFNLLYRFLIKGTLVPNTAEDKTGLFSTLFAAIAPLRQSTLKLRSERRQLYKALKLTLNCSLMALLFTILFAFFSLFESFLSVRLWL; from the coding sequence ATGAGTCTCAGCATTTTTATTATCGCCATAGTCGCGCTCTACTCCATCGTCTCCGTGATTTATGTTTATCGCTGGCGTGGACAAGCGCGCTATCAGTCTCTGACCCAATACCTGCGAAAAAGCTGGCCTGTGTTTGCGCCACTGAATTGCCTGCTGTACATGACAACAAAAGCCGAAGCACGTAAGAGCGTGTTAGATGCGGCCTACCTGAAGAATATTTCTGTGCTGAGGGCCAACTGGAAGATCATCAAAGAAGAAGCCTTAGCCCTGCAGGCAACCGGTGCCTTTGAGGCCATCAAAACGCCTGGCTCTGTCGGTTATTACGACGTGGGGTTCCGCACTTTTTATAAAAGAGGCTGGAGCAAGTTTTATCTGATGTGGTACGGCACCACTCATAACTCTGCGATGCGCTTGTGCCCACAGACAGTAGCTTTGCTGAAACAAGTGCCTGGCATACAAGGTGCGATGTTTTCTATTCTACCACCTGGTTCAGAACTCAGCCTGCATGCAGACCCTATGGCCAGCTCATTGCGCTACCATCTGGGCCTTGATACTCCAAACTCCGAAGACTGCTATCTCAATGTAGATGGGGTGCATTGTAGCTGGCAGAACGGCGAGGATTTTGTCTTTGATGAGACCTACCCTCACTATGCAAAAAACAATACTGAAGCATCGAGGCTGATCTTAATGTGTGATGTAGAACGACCGATGAATAGCTTTGGGCGGGTGTTTAACTTGCTGTATCGCTTTTTGATCAAAGGCACCTTGGTGCCCAATACTGCTGAAGATAAAACAGGTCTGTTCAGCACCCTATTTGCAGCCATCGCCCCTTTACGTCAAAGCACCCTGAAACTTCGCTCTGAACGGCGTCAACTTTACAAGGCGCTGAAACTGACGTTGAACTGCAGCTTGATGGCACTGTTGTTTACTATCTTATTTGCGTTTTTTAGCTTATTTGAATCCTTTTTATCAGTTCGCTTGTGGCTCTGA
- a CDS encoding efflux RND transporter permease subunit, translated as MNLNISSWAIRNPTPAILLFILLTFVGLLGFQSMKVQDLPDLELPTVTVTASLPGASPSQLETDVARKLENALATVQGVRHIYSNLTEGEARLTIEFRLERPIQQALDDVRDAVARVRADLPADLRDPVIKKEELSGSPILTYSITSPQLDAEALSWFVDNDISKTLLAVRGIGSVSRVGGVSREVRVDLDPNLLLAFNTTAADISRQLRQIQQEGSGGRTDFGGMEQSVRTIATVGSAKEIASLDISLSDGRRIRLDQIARISDTVSEQRSAAFLNGETVVGFEIVRALGYGELEVAEGVRAALQQLKQQRPDIQITEVFNLIDPVTENYDGSMQLLYEGALLAVIVVFLFLRDWRATFIAATALPLSVIPTFAVMHLMGFSLNTVTLLSLSLVIGVLVDDAIVEIENIERHLLMGKRPFQAAMEAADEIGLAVIATTFTLIAVFLPTAFMSGVIGKFFVQFGWTAAVAVLFSLLVARLLTPMMAAYLLKAPQQQVKPEPGWIRYYLQLMYWCLAHRRITATATLIFFCGGLFLATQLPGDFMPADDNQQTQVTLTLQPGTKLQETITLAEQARSIVAKHQQVKQVYTAIGGGSSGEEDEGGSSASGVGTAVLTLTLTHRSERSGMHKQQIEQELRQMLAVVPGARVKVGLGAGENYSLVLASEDSHQLEQHALLVERDLRSIPGIGAVISSASLVRPELIIRPDFTKAADLGVTSFDIADTLRIATSGDYDQDLAKLNLSKRQVPIVVRLNDEARADFETLKRLPVPGARGPVALENVATLELSSGPSQISRFNRMRNISFEVELNNQPLGDVEQAILALPSIKNMPTGLSQNALGDAEMMGELATGFAIAMLTGVLCIYMVLVLLLKDVFQPLTILTALVLSVPGAFLALFITGSTLSLPAMIGLIMLMGIATKNSILLIDYIIIARSEYQLSQRDAIVDACRKRVRPIVMTTLAMGAGMLPIALGMGGDPSFRAPMAIVVIGGLISSTFLSVLVIPVLYSYVDDGVQRLKRLVSRNQITPTPATRNQSL; from the coding sequence ATGAATTTGAATATATCAAGCTGGGCCATACGGAACCCTACTCCAGCTATTTTATTGTTTATTTTATTAACTTTCGTAGGTTTGTTAGGTTTTCAGTCGATGAAAGTTCAGGATTTGCCCGATCTTGAACTGCCGACAGTGACAGTCACGGCCTCTTTACCAGGCGCCTCTCCTTCACAACTGGAAACCGATGTAGCGCGAAAACTGGAAAACGCTTTAGCGACGGTGCAAGGAGTCAGGCATATCTACAGCAACCTGACGGAAGGTGAAGCCCGTCTGACTATTGAATTCAGGCTAGAGCGGCCCATTCAGCAAGCTTTGGATGATGTACGTGATGCAGTAGCCAGAGTAAGAGCCGACTTGCCTGCTGATTTACGTGACCCGGTGATAAAAAAAGAGGAACTCTCCGGCTCCCCTATTCTGACCTATAGCATTACATCGCCACAGCTGGATGCAGAAGCTCTGTCATGGTTTGTCGATAATGACATCAGCAAAACACTACTGGCGGTCAGAGGTATTGGTTCTGTCAGCAGAGTGGGCGGTGTAAGCCGCGAAGTGCGGGTTGATCTCGACCCGAACCTCTTGTTGGCTTTTAATACCACAGCCGCTGATATTTCGCGCCAGTTACGCCAAATCCAGCAAGAAGGATCCGGAGGTCGCACCGACTTTGGTGGTATGGAGCAATCGGTGCGAACTATTGCTACTGTCGGCTCAGCAAAAGAAATTGCCTCTTTAGATATCAGCTTAAGCGATGGCCGTCGTATCCGCCTGGATCAAATCGCCCGCATTTCTGACACCGTATCTGAACAACGTTCTGCCGCATTTTTAAATGGCGAAACCGTGGTAGGTTTTGAAATTGTGCGGGCATTGGGTTACGGCGAACTTGAAGTGGCAGAGGGTGTTCGTGCGGCTTTACAGCAACTCAAGCAACAAAGACCAGATATTCAGATCACAGAAGTTTTTAACCTGATTGACCCTGTCACTGAAAACTACGATGGGTCGATGCAACTGCTGTACGAAGGGGCTTTGCTGGCTGTTATCGTTGTTTTTCTGTTTCTGCGCGACTGGCGGGCTACCTTTATTGCAGCTACAGCCTTACCACTTTCTGTGATCCCCACCTTTGCTGTGATGCATCTGATGGGCTTTAGCCTCAATACCGTCACTCTGCTGTCTTTGTCTTTGGTGATTGGGGTATTAGTGGATGATGCCATTGTTGAAATTGAGAATATAGAACGGCATTTGTTGATGGGGAAACGGCCTTTTCAGGCTGCGATGGAAGCAGCGGATGAAATAGGCCTGGCTGTGATTGCCACCACCTTTACGCTCATTGCCGTCTTTCTGCCGACCGCTTTTATGAGTGGCGTGATTGGTAAGTTTTTTGTGCAGTTTGGCTGGACAGCTGCAGTTGCAGTGCTGTTTTCGTTGCTGGTCGCCCGCTTGCTGACGCCAATGATGGCGGCCTATTTGTTAAAAGCACCGCAACAACAGGTAAAACCAGAACCAGGCTGGATCCGCTATTACCTGCAACTGATGTACTGGTGTTTAGCCCATAGACGCATCACAGCCACTGCCACATTAATCTTTTTTTGTGGTGGTTTATTTTTGGCGACTCAACTGCCGGGCGACTTTATGCCAGCAGACGATAACCAACAAACTCAGGTCACTTTGACACTTCAACCTGGCACTAAACTGCAGGAAACCATCACTCTCGCCGAACAAGCCCGCAGCATTGTTGCAAAGCATCAGCAGGTGAAACAGGTATACACCGCCATAGGCGGCGGTAGCTCGGGTGAAGAGGATGAAGGTGGCAGTTCAGCCTCTGGCGTAGGCACAGCGGTATTAACTTTAACTCTGACCCACCGCAGCGAACGCTCAGGAATGCACAAACAGCAGATAGAACAAGAGTTACGGCAGATGCTGGCAGTAGTACCAGGAGCGCGCGTTAAAGTGGGTTTGGGTGCTGGTGAAAATTATTCGCTGGTGCTTGCCAGTGAAGATAGTCATCAGCTTGAACAACATGCATTGCTGGTTGAGCGTGACCTTCGCTCTATTCCAGGCATTGGTGCTGTCATTTCCAGCGCCAGCTTAGTGCGGCCAGAACTCATTATCAGACCTGACTTTACTAAAGCGGCCGATCTGGGAGTGACCTCTTTTGATATTGCCGATACGCTGCGGATTGCAACTTCTGGCGATTATGATCAGGATTTGGCCAAACTGAATCTGAGTAAACGTCAGGTTCCTATTGTAGTTCGGCTCAATGATGAAGCCCGCGCCGATTTTGAAACTCTCAAACGCCTGCCTGTTCCGGGTGCACGCGGACCTGTTGCTCTTGAAAATGTGGCGACGCTGGAGCTCAGCAGTGGCCCTTCGCAAATTTCCAGATTCAATCGTATGCGTAATATCAGCTTCGAAGTGGAGCTAAACAACCAACCTTTAGGTGATGTTGAGCAAGCCATACTGGCTTTACCCAGCATAAAGAACATGCCAACTGGACTATCGCAAAATGCCTTGGGTGACGCCGAAATGATGGGCGAATTAGCCACTGGTTTTGCCATTGCGATGCTGACCGGTGTGCTTTGTATTTATATGGTGCTGGTATTGTTGCTCAAAGATGTGTTTCAGCCACTTACCATTTTAACTGCTTTGGTGTTGTCTGTACCCGGTGCCTTTCTGGCGCTTTTTATCACAGGTTCCACCTTGTCACTGCCCGCCATGATTGGCTTGATTATGCTGATGGGCATAGCCACTAAAAACTCTATTCTGCTGATTGACTACATCATTATTGCCCGGAGCGAATATCAGCTCAGCCAAAGAGACGCCATAGTGGATGCCTGCCGCAAGCGTGTCCGTCCTATAGTGATGACCACCCTTGCCATGGGTGCTGGCATGCTGCCTATAGCCCTTGGCATGGGAGGTGACCCGAGCTTTCGCGCTCCTATGGCCATAGTGGTGATTGGTGGCCTTATTAGCTCTACTTTTCTGAGTGTACTAGTGATCCCCGTGCTGTACAGCTATGTCGATGACGGCGTGCAGCGGCTGAAACGTTTAGTTTCGCGTAACCAGATCACTCCAACACCAGCTACGCGTAACCAATCCCTATGA
- a CDS encoding efflux RND transporter periplasmic adaptor subunit: MPFRQFVVKKSRTLFILLCLAVLLCGALIFSRSPSATTQHNDSAEENRQNTYAKPVLAVTATQPQMSMVSSKVSAHGNIVAWQEASIGTEADGLRLTEVKVNVGDQVNKGQVLAVFSSATLQAELDLSRADKAEAEALYAEAQADLKRTTELKSSGALSSQQIQRYATAAQSAKARLEAAKARVKTQELRLAQSLVLAPDQGIISARTATVGAVLPSGQELFRLIRGGRLEWRAEVSSDDLSKLHPGQTAQITLSDGSSIQGSLRMLSPIVDTQSRNALVYVDLTNIGTARSGMFARGQFELGATEVMTLPLSAVQLRDGFSYVMRIDADAPAIQNKAIQSKVIQTKVNTGRRTADRIEISGGLKLSDKVVTTGSAFLGDGDVVRVIAEQKSAEKTAVTYPGADSGPMM, translated from the coding sequence ATGCCTTTTCGTCAGTTTGTTGTTAAAAAATCACGCACCTTGTTTATTTTGCTCTGTCTGGCTGTGCTGCTTTGTGGTGCTTTGATTTTTAGCCGAAGCCCATCAGCAACTACACAGCACAACGACAGTGCAGAAGAAAACCGACAAAACACCTACGCAAAACCTGTGCTTGCAGTGACAGCTACCCAGCCACAAATGTCGATGGTCAGTTCAAAGGTTTCTGCTCACGGCAATATTGTTGCCTGGCAGGAAGCCAGCATTGGCACAGAAGCCGACGGCCTGCGACTGACGGAAGTGAAAGTGAATGTAGGCGATCAGGTGAATAAAGGTCAGGTGCTGGCCGTTTTTTCCTCCGCCACCTTACAGGCTGAACTGGACTTAAGTCGTGCAGATAAAGCCGAAGCAGAAGCTTTGTATGCTGAAGCCCAAGCCGACCTGAAACGCACAACAGAACTGAAATCCAGCGGCGCTTTATCCAGTCAGCAAATTCAGCGTTATGCCACAGCAGCACAATCTGCCAAAGCGCGGCTGGAAGCCGCCAAAGCCAGAGTAAAAACACAAGAGTTACGTCTGGCTCAAAGCCTGGTACTGGCACCGGATCAAGGCATTATCTCAGCCCGAACCGCCACAGTTGGAGCCGTATTGCCATCAGGTCAAGAATTATTCCGGCTCATTAGAGGGGGCCGGCTGGAATGGCGTGCAGAAGTGTCTTCGGACGACCTTTCAAAACTCCACCCCGGCCAAACAGCCCAGATCACGCTATCGGATGGCAGCAGTATTCAGGGTTCTTTACGGATGCTTTCCCCTATTGTCGATACCCAAAGCCGCAATGCACTGGTCTATGTCGACCTCACAAACATAGGCACAGCGCGCTCCGGCATGTTCGCCCGCGGCCAGTTTGAGCTTGGCGCCACGGAAGTCATGACCTTGCCATTGAGTGCTGTGCAGCTACGGGATGGTTTTAGTTATGTGATGCGTATAGATGCGGACGCCCCTGCAATTCAGAACAAGGCTATTCAGAGCAAAGTCATTCAAACCAAAGTAAACACAGGCCGTCGCACTGCAGATCGGATAGAGATCAGCGGAGGTCTGAAGCTTTCAGACAAAGTGGTCACAACAGGAAGCGCCTTCCTCGGTGATGGCGATGTGGTCAGAGTGATTGCAGAACAAAAGTCCGCTGAAAAAACAGCTGTCACTTATCCCGGGGCCGACTCCGGCCCAATGATGTAA
- a CDS encoding MipA/OmpV family protein, translated as MSSPLYNAELSYVKRTYIKRSLAAAIALLCLPLAAQSSDAEQESSWGLGLGVMSSQKAYTDIDSETRVIPFISYENEYIEVLGPNLKYKLPSFELNDSNKFNFNLLGEYDFSDNDPDETPILNGMEERDGGFWVGAQVEWQNEFVNVSLELLTEAAGDSDGSIFNLGFERTWHIAERYMLTPRVVLSRVDKNYVDYYYGVRADEVRIDRAFYQGEAGLNTEVGVRGIYMIDQKQMIMLDVAVTSLATEIKDSPLVDSSTESRVMLGYIYRF; from the coding sequence ATGTCATCACCCTTGTATAACGCCGAACTCAGCTATGTTAAACGCACCTATATTAAACGTAGCCTGGCTGCAGCTATTGCTTTGCTTTGTTTACCTCTTGCCGCGCAATCGTCTGACGCCGAGCAAGAATCATCCTGGGGGCTTGGCTTAGGTGTGATGTCCAGCCAAAAGGCTTATACCGATATAGACAGCGAAACCAGAGTCATTCCTTTTATTTCTTATGAGAATGAGTATATTGAGGTTCTGGGCCCTAACCTGAAGTACAAATTGCCAAGCTTCGAGCTGAATGACTCCAACAAATTCAACTTCAATCTGCTCGGAGAATACGACTTTTCCGACAATGATCCGGATGAAACCCCTATCCTCAATGGTATGGAAGAGCGTGACGGCGGTTTTTGGGTTGGTGCGCAAGTTGAGTGGCAAAATGAATTTGTGAACGTCAGCCTTGAATTATTAACAGAAGCGGCTGGAGATAGTGATGGCTCCATATTCAATCTTGGATTTGAGAGAACATGGCATATAGCTGAGCGTTATATGTTGACGCCTCGTGTGGTGTTAAGCCGCGTCGATAAAAACTATGTGGATTATTACTATGGTGTTCGCGCTGATGAAGTCAGAATCGACAGAGCTTTTTATCAGGGTGAAGCTGGGCTGAATACTGAAGTTGGGGTACGTGGTATCTATATGATTGATCAAAAACAGATGATTATGCTGGATGTCGCAGTCACCAGCCTCGCGACCGAAATCAAGGACAGCCCGCTGGTCGATAGTTCGACAGAGAGCCGGGTGATGCTTGGTTATATTTATCGTTTCTGA
- a CDS encoding response regulator transcription factor, which translates to MNRILLLEDHKRLALLISKGLAPTGIVVDSFERIDHAWQALQHLPYQAMVLDRGVPDGDGLNLLQRLRDAGNNIPCLVLTARNALHDRVNGLEAGADDYLSKPFAMEEMVARVKALLRRPVERQSLEPVCGDLVLQPASNQICCADKSQLLSQAELQVLFVLMRKSGETVRHNLLEAAAWGFSEAVTPNALDVVLHRIRKKLAAIGSHCQIVNVRGVGYALIDPKMLK; encoded by the coding sequence ATGAACCGCATCCTTCTGCTTGAAGATCATAAACGTTTGGCCCTGCTGATCAGCAAGGGCCTGGCGCCTACTGGCATAGTGGTCGATAGCTTCGAACGTATTGATCATGCCTGGCAGGCATTGCAGCACCTACCTTACCAAGCCATGGTGCTGGACAGAGGCGTACCTGATGGTGATGGCCTGAACTTACTGCAACGGCTTCGTGATGCGGGCAACAATATCCCTTGTCTGGTGCTGACGGCGCGTAATGCGCTGCACGACAGAGTCAATGGTTTAGAAGCTGGCGCTGACGACTATCTGTCCAAACCTTTTGCGATGGAGGAAATGGTAGCGAGGGTAAAAGCCTTGCTCAGGCGACCTGTCGAACGCCAGTCTCTGGAGCCGGTTTGTGGTGATTTAGTGCTGCAACCTGCGTCAAACCAGATTTGCTGTGCGGATAAAAGCCAGCTGCTGTCTCAGGCTGAACTGCAGGTACTCTTTGTTTTGATGCGAAAATCCGGTGAAACGGTACGGCACAATCTGTTGGAGGCCGCAGCCTGGGGCTTCAGCGAAGCTGTTACCCCCAACGCCTTAGATGTGGTGCTACACCGTATCCGCAAAAAGCTGGCTGCCATTGGTTCGCACTGCCAGATCGTCAATGTCAGAGGAGTAGGTTATGCGCTTATTGATCCCAAAATGCTTAAGTAA